AACGGAAATTGATTTGCGGTTTTTGGGAAAAAGGAGACAATCAAGAAAAATCCGACAACAATTTTACGAGTAAGTCCATTTCTTCTCGCGTGCGTTTCTCAGTGACGGCGAGCAAAAGGCCGTTTTTTAGACCATAGTCAAACCGCGATAGATCAATTCCGGCGAATACATTTTTGTCCGCCAGTTTATCGATAATTGCTGTCGGGGGCGCCGGAGTTCTCACAACAAATTCTTTGAAAAATGGCGCTGAAAAAGCCAGTTCGTAACCTGGCAATTCCTCGATTTGCTCGGCGAGATAGTGACTATTTTGCAGGCACAACTCCGCCACTTCTCGAATGCCCTGCTTGCCCATGAGAGCCAGATAAACAGTCGCCGCGAGAGCATTGAGCGCCTCGTTGCTGCAAATATTGGATGTAGCTTTATCCCGGCGGATGTGCTGTTCCCGCGCCTGAAAGGTCAACACAAAACCGCGCCTGCCCTGCTGGTCGGTCGTGGCGCCGGCGATTCTACCGGGCATCTTGCGGATGAATTTTTGTTTGGACGCAAACAAGCCGAGATAAGGGCCTCCGAAATTCAGGCTATTTCCCAAACTCTGCCCTTCACCTGTTGCAATATCCGTATCGTACGCGCCAGGAGGTTCCAGTAGCCCCAACGAAATCGGATCGTTGGAAGTGATGAAAAGGGACTGGTTTTCGTGCGCCAAACGGCTTATTTCATCGACATCTTCGAGAAATCCCAAAAAATTCGGATGTTCAACGAGAACGGCCGCTGTTCCCGGGTCCAGCTTCGCGCGCAAATCGCTCAACGACGTCGTTCCGTCCTGCAATTCGACCGTCTGAATGTCAATTTTTTGGCCGTGACAATAAGTGCGAATGATTTGCCGATAATAGGGATGAATGCCGCGCGAGACGAGAATTTTTTTCTTTCGTTTTTCAGCTATTGCCATCAACGCCGCTTCTGCTAATGCGGATCCCCCGTCGTACATCGAGGCGTTAGCGACTTCCATTCCCATTAATTCAGCAATCATGGATTGAAACTCATAAATCGCCTGCAAAGTCCCCTGACTGACTTCCGCCTGATAAGGCGTGTAGGCGGTGTAAAATTCCGATCGGGAAAGAATATGCCCGACGACGGAAGGGATAAAATGATCGTACGCGCCGCCGCCGAGAAAGCTGATGGCATCAGTGGCGGCTCGGTTGGATTGCGCTTTTTGCCGCATCGCTTTGACGAGTTCCAATTCGGAAAGCGGATCCGGCAGGTCAAGCTCGCCTTTGAAGCGCAGATTGTCAGGAATATTTTTGATCAGTTCATCAAAATTTTTCACACCGATGCGTTCCAACATTTTCTTGCGGTCCACGTCGGTATTCGGAATAAAGGGCATTTTTTAGCTCCCTAAAGCATTTCAGTTTTTAATTTTCTTCAATCTAAATTCGAATTCAGCGGTCTGGCTCGCTGCAACGCCCGGGAAATACTTTGTGCATTTTTTAACTCACTTATCAAGTTGAATCTGAACATCCTTCTCCCTTGTCCCTTTCAAAGGGCGGAAACCAGAAAAGTCCCTCTTTGAAGTCGAAGATGCGCTCCTGGCGTAGGGGATTCAGGGGGATGTTTATTGAATAAATAACATAATTAGTATTGATATTCATAATTTGGCTAAGAGTATTAAAAAAAGTCATTAAAATTTTACAACTACCATCAACAAAGTCAAATCGCGGACGCAAAGTTTAAAAAAGCTACACATGAGATCCTGTCATTAAGCGCCTCGTGCGGCACAGCTAAAGCAAACATGCTCCGCCGAATCGCAAAGTGCGGAACGCTCGAAAGGCGGAAAACAAAAAAATATCAAACAGGGGATTTCGTTCAATTTAGCCGATGTGTTTTTGGTACGCATCCGCTTTCATCAGATTATCCAGTTCCGACGCCTCGGACAGTTTGATTTTAATCATCCAGCCTTCATCGTAAGGACTGTTGTTAATGAGTTCCGGTTGATCTTCGAGCGCTGAGTTAATTTCGACGACAACGCCGGAAACGGGAGAAAATAGATCGGATACAGCCTTAACCGCTTCAATAGTGCCAAATGGTTCCATCTGTTTCAATTCATCATTCACTTCAGGCAGTTCTACAAAAACAATATCGCCCAGCTCGCTCTGAGCGTAGTCGGTGATGCCAATTGTCGCCACGTCATCTTCGACGAAAACCCATTCGTGCTCTTCGGTGTACAATAAGTCGTTCGGAACTTCCATTCTTATCTCCTTATTTTTGGTTATTTTTTAAGAAGTGAGTTTCGATAAATTTTGTGTCAAAATCGCCTTTGAGAAAGTGTTCATTTTCGAGTACCTTTTTGTGAAAGGGAATCGTAGTAGCGACGCCTTCGATGATGAATTCTTCCAAAGCGCGTTTCATGCGCCCGATTGCTTCAGAGCGATCTTTCCCGTTGGTAATCACTTTGGCGATCAGCGAATCGTAATATGGCGGAATGACGTATTGCGCGTACGCATGAGTGTCCACCCGAACGCCCGGCCCGCCGGGAATGTGAAACGATGTGATCTTTCCCGGACTGGGGCGAAAATCTTTGTCCGGGTCTTCCGCGTTAATCCGACACTCGATGGCGTGGCCGCGCAACTTAAAATCTTTAATCACATTTTCGATTTTTTCGCCGGCGGCAAGCATGATTTGACGCTTCAGTAAATCCATGCCTAAAACCATTTCCGTGACCGGATGTTCCACTTGAATTCGCGTGTTCATCTCCATGAAAAAAAAGCGACCATCCGCGTCGAGTAGAAATTCAACAGTGCCGGCGCTTTCGTAGTTGACGCTCTCGGCGCCGCGCACAGCCGCATCTTGCAATTTCGCACGCAGTTTTTCATTCACAGCCGGAGACGGCGATTCTTCAATTAATTTCTGATGTTTGCGCTGAATGGAACATTCCCGCTCGCCGAGCGCCACGACTGTTCCGTAGTGATCGCCGATAATTTGTACTTCGATGTGGCGCGGATTTTCAAAAAATTTTTCCAGGTACAGACCGGCGTTGCCGAAAGCGGCGTCTGCTTCGTTGCTGGCGGTGACAAAAGCGCGCTCCAGTTCTTTTTTTTCGCGAACGATACGCATACCGCGGCCGCCACCGCCCGCCGTCGCTTTCAAAATGACGGGGTAGCCGATTTTTTCCGCTGCTTTTTCCGCCGTGACAAGATCTTGCAATAGGCCTTCGCTGCCGGGGATGGTTGGCACGCCGGCCTCTTTCATTTTTGCTTTGGCAAAAGCTTTGTCACCCATGTTGGCGATCATGTCAGAAGACGGGCCAATGAACTTAATATTACAACTTTCGCAGATATCGGCAAACTGAGCGTTTTCAGCAAGGAAACCATAGCCCGGATGAATCGCCTCGGCGTTGGTGATTTCCGCGGCGCTGATAATTCTGGGAATATTCAGATAGCTTTCATTGCTGGGGCCAGGACCTATTTTCACAACTTCGTCGGCAAAACGCACGTGAAGCGAATTTTCGTCCGCATCAGAATAGACGGCGACAGTCGCAATCCCCAATTCTTTGCACGCGCGAATAATTCGCAGAGCGATTTCGCCTCGGTTGGCAATTAATATTTTTTTAAACAAAGCGCTGTTTCTCCGGTTTTGCGATAGAGACTAAATTTTTTCTATTCGAAATAACGCCTGATCGTATTCGACAGGTTTCCCGTTTTCAGCCAGAATCTCGACTACTTTGCCGCGAACTTCACACTCAATTTCATTCATGAGCTTCATCGCTTCGATGATGCAGAGCACTTGATTGCTCGCCACGGTATCTCCGACTTCCACGTACGGATCCGCATCCGGAGCCGGAGCGCGATAGAAAGTCCCCACCATTGGAGATTTGACCTCAAAGATATTTTCAGCCAGCATTTCTTTTTGCGGCGCTTTTTGCTCGGGTCGATCCGGCGACTGCTGAGCTTCCGCTGGCGCCGCAGCCGGCGAAGGAGCAATCGCTGCCGGAGAAGCCGCCACGACAGTGGTTGAGGAATTTTTACTGATTCGCACCTTTCTTCCGAATCGGCTGACTTCTAATTCAGAGATACTACTTTCCTCGACAAGCTCGATGAGTTTCTTTATTTCTTTTGGTCTCATTTATCTCTCCAATTATTTCCTGATTGACCGCATTGAACAGCGCTCTTGCTGAGCAAAATTCTCGCGAATGGTTTTACTGTCCTGATTTTTCATCCTTGCCAATTGCTTGTTTTAAAAACTGGTCAAAATAATGAAGTTAAATTTAACCGAAAAAGAAATAAAAGTCAAGATATTTTTCCAAAGAAATCAAATTACATTGAATCCAAAATTGCGCGCAAAATTTTGTTAGCCATTTTGGGATCAGCCCGGCCTCCCGTTTTTTGCATAATTTGACCGACAAAATAATGAAAAAGCGGCTTCTTTCCGGCGCGATACTGCGCCAGCGCTTCCTGATTTTCGTCAATGATCCGGCGGATTATTTCCTCCAGTTTCGCTTCGTCCGACAATTGAAAAAGCTGTTTTTGTTTCATGATTTCGTGCGGAGATTTTTTTGCAACGACCATTTCAGAAAAAATTTCTTTCGCTGCGCGCCAACTCAGTTTTTGATTTTTGACGAGTGTCAGCAATTCTGCAATGTCAATTTCCCACGTCCTCTTTTTTTGACTAAATAAATTATTTTCGTAACGGAGAAATTCCTGAATCATCCATTTGCTCGCGAGGCTGGCGTCGCCGATTTGTTTTGTGATCCACTCAAACAGATCGGCGCGCGGCGGCGTCAGCGTGAGAATCTCTGCATCGGCTTCTGTTAATTGATATTCTTGCAGGAAGCGAGCGATTTTCGCACTCGGCAATTCTGGCATTTGCGATTCGATTTTTTTTATTAAATCAGCGCTAATTTTCAGCGGAAGCAAATCCGGTTCCGAAAAATAGCGATAATCGTGCGCGGTTTCCTTGGAGCGCATTGTCCGCGTCGTTTGATTTTTATCATCCCAGAGAACAGTGGCGGAATTCAGAACTTTGCCCGAAAAAATCAACTTTTTTTGCCGTTCGATTTCGTGGACAAGCGCCCGCGCCAGAGCTTTGAGAGAATTGAGATTTTTAATTTCCGTTTTCGCGGACAGTTCTCTCGCGTTGGCTGTGTTTACTGAGATATTCGCATCGCAGCGCAGACTGCCCTGTTCCAAATTGGCGTTGCTGATTTGCAAAAAACGCAGCATCTGCTGTAAACGCTGAACAAAATCAACAGCTTCGTCGGGACTCCGCAGCTCCGGTTCAGTCACAATTTCCAGCAGTGGGATTCCGCAGCGATTCAGATCGATCAGCGTGGCCTCCGACGGTACAAATGGCTCGTTGTGAATTGATTTCCCGGCATCTTCTTCGAGATGGATGCGTCCAATGGAAATTTTTTTCTTTTTGCCATTGGATTTTATTTCCAGAAATCCGGACTCGCAAATAGGTCGATCAAATTGGGTGATCTGGTAGCCTTTGGGCAAGTCAGGGTAAAAATAATTTTTTCGGGCAAAAATCGATTCTTTTGCAATGCGGCATTTCATCGCCAGACCCAACTTGATAGCCGACTCCACGGCTTTTTTGTTCAACACAGGCAACGCACCGGGCAAACCGAGGCAGACGGGGCAGGTTTGTGTGTTCGGCGGAGCGCCGAATTTTGTCGGGCAAGAGCAAAACAATTTGCTTTTTGTGTTCAATTGCGCGTGCGCTTCCAGACCGATAGTCACGCGGTATTTTTTCTCGCGTTCAGCCATTTTCAATCTCTCCCGACGGACAGAATTTCTCGACAGCTTTGGCTACCGAAAATAAAAAAGGCTCGGCAAAGCGCGGCGCCATTAATTGCAACCCCACGGGCAAGCCGTCTCTGTCCTGACCGCAAGGGATGCTCAGCGCTGGCAATCCGGTCAGATTTGCCGCCACCGTAAAAACATCGGACAAATACATGGCGAGCGGATCGTAGCTACGCGCGGCGATGGGAAAAGCTGTGGTCGGCGAAGTCGGCGTGATCAAAAAGTCGCATTTTTGAAAAGCGGCGGAAAAATCTCGGCGGATGAGCGACCTGATTGTCTGGGCTTTTCGATAGTAACGCTCGTAATAGCCGCGGGAAAGCACAAATGTGCCCAACAGAATGCGTCTTTTAACCTCTTCTCCGAATCCCTGCGAGCGGTTTTTGGCGTAAAAATTGCCAATGTCTTTCGCTTCGTCAGAACGAAAACCGTAGCCAACGCCGTCAAAGCGCGCCAGATTGGACGAGGCCTCAGCCGTGGCAATGATGTAATAAGCAGGAACTGAATAATCCGCATGGGGCAGCGAAACGGAAATAATTTGCGCGCCTTTTTGCCGTAACTTTTCAACGCTGCTTTCAATATTCCGTTTGACGTCCGGTTCGATGTCGTTGCTGAAAAACTGTTTCGGAACGCCAATTTTCAAAGAAGAAACCGGGGCGATGTCGCTGAAAAATTGCGCCGGATAACGGTGAGTCGAGCTTGTCGAATCGCGGGAATCGTGGCCGGCAATGACGGAGAAAATTTTTGCGCAATCCTCAACCGAACGCGCGATGGGGCCTATTTGGTCAAAAGAAGAAGCATAGGCAATCAAACCGTAACGTGAAACGCTGCCATAAGTCGGTTTCAAACCTACTAATCCGCAAAAAGCAGCCGGCTGGCGAATAGAGCCGCCGGTATCCGATCCCAGCGCCGCCATTGCCTGCCGCGATGCGACAGCAGCGGCTGAGCCTCCGGAAGATCCGCCGGGAACTTTTGTGTGATCTATCGGATTTTTTACGGCGCCGAAGAAACTGTTTTCGTTGGAAGACCCCATGGCAAACTCGTCCATGTTGGTTTTACCAATGAGAATGGCGTCTTCTTTCAGCAAGCAGTCGATTACGGTGGCGTTGTATGGGGCGACAAAATCGGCGAGCATCTTGGAACTGCAGGTCGTTTTTATCCCTTTGACCAAAATATTATCTTTAACGGCAACCACTAATCCGGCCAGTTTGCCGGCGCGTTTTTGCCGAATTTTGGCGTCAATTTTCTGTGCGCGAATTTGTGCGTCTTCCGCCAAAATGGAAATAAAGGCGTTAAGCGGGAAGCCTTCATTGACATTTTTCAGATAATCTCTCACAATCCGCGAGCAGGAGACAGAACCATTTAACAGCAAAGGGTGAATTTGAGAAAAATCAAGGCGCGTTACATCCATTGAAGTTTAATTCGCCTCTTTTTTTTCACCTTCCTCGATTTTTTTTGGTTCTTCGTCTTCTACCGCTTCGCGTGTTGCTTTTTTAAATTCGCGAATCCCTTTACCCAATCCGCTGGCTAATTCGGGAATTTTTTTTGCGCCGAAAAGCAAAACCAGCACAAAAATAACAAGCAACAGCTCAGGTCCGCTAGGAATGCCCATTTTATCCTCCACAAAAAATAAATTTTACAGAAAGTTAGTTACAATTTTTTTAGCCGCGTAAATCGCGATCAATGTCGTTCAAGTCGATTTCATCCTTGACGTCGTCGAGGGCTTTTTTGAATTGTCGATAACCCTTGCCCAGGCCTCGCGCCAATTCAGGCAGTTTTTTGGGACCAAACAACAATAAAACGATGAACATCATAAAAATTATTTCGCTCGGTCCAATTGAACCAAACATAATGCCTCGCCTCCTCATCGCGCAAAAAGCGCGAAAAATTTGAATGATGAGAGTCGCGCATTACAGCCGATGGCCATAATACCATTTGAGAAAATACGCGGCAATCCCCAGTCCTAAAAGTCCGATGATATTTACAACAAACGAAAATCCCAGCGTCATTTTTATGACGCCTAAATTTAATGTCGCCGGAGCAAATCCTGCGGTAATAGATTTGAGAAAAAACTCTTTCACCACACCGTCCGGCAGCAAGAATGCCACTAATTGTCCCAACACGGATCCGAGGATTGCGCCGAAAAAGAGAATCGTGAAAACAATGCCTATATTTTTTTGTCTCATTCTGAAATGACTGCGCTCATTAATGGCAGAAAATTTATGACTACTATTTTAATATAGATAATTTAAAGACAAAAATCAAATAAATTTTTAGAAAGCTTCAATTGTTTTGTCAGAATCGCTCGAGCGAAAAATTTTGAAAAAGAATCGAACGATTCCCCAGAGAATATACACCATGACGAACGGATAAAAAGTCGCCTGAGGGAACAAAGAAACGATCACGATTGAAACAATCATGAGAATTAACGTCACGGAATGTTTCCTGCCCTGACGAAATGAAAATTTTGGGAGCACATAGTAGCCCACCTTGCTCAGCATCAGAATGCTTATAAGCACGATTTGAGGAATTACAACGCGCTCAAGATAAATTTCGTTCCAAAAATAATAATTGAAAATAATGAATGAAACAATGCTTACCGCGGCAAACGGAATGGGCAGACCCACAAACTCGGTTTTCTCTTTTCCGCCAAAATGAATATTAAATCTCGCCAGTCGGATGCCTCCGCACACTAACGGCAGGAAACTGATCACTGTGCCCAAAAGTCCGAAAGAGTTCAGATAGGCGCGTTGGATGAGGAACGCCGGCGCCAAGCCAAAAGAGATGACATCCGCCAGAGAATCAAATTCCACGCCGAAAGCGCTGGCGGTTTTTGTGAGCCGCGCGACCTGGCCGTCAAATAGATCAAAAATCGCCGCGATGACAATGAACCAACTGGCAGTGACAAAATTGTTTTCGCTGGCGTTGATGATAGCGAGAAAGCCAAAAAATATGTTCATGGTGGTGAATAAATTCGGGATCACCTGTCTTGATCTTTTCATGTCAATAAATTCCTATGATCGTTTCACCGGCTCGTACTTTGTCGTTTGCTTTCACTTTGATTTCCACATTCAGCGGCATAAAAATATCCACCCGAGAGCCAAATTTTATCATGCCGAATCGCTCGCCGCGCGTCACGCTATTTCCTTCCCGAATGTGGCACACAATCCGCCTTGCCAGAATGCCGGCGATCTGGCGAAACATGATTTTTGTTTCATCATTCTCGATAGCGATGGATGTGTGTTCGTTTTGCAACGACGCATCCTCTTGATAGGCCGGCAAAAAAGCACCGTGTTTGTAATCAAAATATGTCACTTTTCCGCTGATGGGAATGCGGTTCACGTGAACGTCTAAAACCGACATGAAGATACTCACTTTTTTAACTCGTTGCTTGAAATACTCAGCTTCGTTGACCTCGTCTATCACAATGATCTTGCCGTCAGCCGGAGAAATAATGGTGTTTCGGACGTCTGGCGCCTGGCGATTCGGATCGCGAAAAAAATAGAAAGAAAAAAGCAAAAAAATAAAACTCACCAACGCCAAAATCTCTAATAGGATGTTGTGCGAGACCATTGCGCCGGATAGCATGATGACAAAAAACAAAAAGACCCCCACTAAAAATCCGTAACCTTCCTTTGCCACAAATACCTCAGAGTTTGATGTTCTTAAATTTTAACAATTTCAATTTTATTATTAATATGAATGACCAGTTAGAAAATATTTTTGTAAATATTACGTTAAAAACAATGTAGAGGACGCATATATGCGTCCCCTACGACCTAATTTCAATAAAAATAGTTGATCGTAAAATTTAACTGGTCATTGGTATTATTAATGAACAATATTAGGAACATGGGATGTGCATAAAATGGGCGTTCATCATATTGTTTTCTTTTCTAATTTTTTTGAAAAGTTCGACCATTTTAAAGGTTATCCCTGCAAAATTCGCTCTTTGAACGCATTGTAAACATCAGCCGCCGAATTTGCCGTGATACGAAATCTTTCAATATTCGCTTCCCCTTCAGACAAATCCGCGAGAACAATCGTATCCGGCGAGAGATCGCCACCCAGAATAATTTTGTTTTCTATTTTGCCAAATTCAAGCCTAAAACTGACCAATTGGGCTTGTCGGCGGAGAAAAAATGACCGTAGAATCGCGTTGATTTTTGATGCGAGTCTTTCGAGCATTTTGAAATCCTCTGCCTGAATCAGGCCGAATGCTTGCAAATGAGTCTGATTGACCATCGGATTGTTTTGCCGGGCGTCTTTAAGAAAATACTCATGGATGGGGCTGTTCAACGTTGTCGCCTCTTCTAATCCGAAACGGTCTGCCAATTCTTTGCCGATAAAATTATGAACGACAATTTCTACCGGGATGACATCTAATTGCTGGATCACCATTTCCCGCTCGGAAAGCTCGTTCAAAAAATGTGTCGAAATATGAAAAGATGACAAATATTTATACAAAAATGACGCGATCTGATTATTAATAATGCCTTTTCCCCTGACAACGACCGTCTTGTTGGGGCTTTTAATGGGAACTTCATCACTATATTTGACTATAAGCTTTCCCTCTTCATCGGTGGTATAAATTTTTTTGGCGCTGTTTTCGAAAATGTTCTTTTTCTTCTTCAATGTTCTCACCCCGTTTTTTATTCTCAATTCAGATTATTCAATGCCAGCTTTCTCAAAAATTTTATCGACATTGCGGAGATGATATTGATAATCAAAAATATTCTCGATTTCTTCCGGCTTGAGCGCTTGGGTGATTTCCGGTTCATTCATCAATGATTTCTTGAATGATTTCCCGGTTTGCCAGCACTCCAGGGCACATTTTTGCACCAATTGATACGCCTTTTCGCGAAGCAATCCTTTGCGAACCAGCGCTAGCAGCAAAGATTGCGAAAAAATCAGCCCGTTTGTTTTGTTCAGATTTTTCATCATATTTTCCGGATAAACGAGCAGATTTTGAATCAGATCGGTCATTTTGTGCAACATGTAATTCAGCAAAATTGTACTGTCGGGCAGAATGACACGTTCCACAGATGAGTGCGAAATATCTCTTTCGTGCCATAATGCGATATTTTCCATGCTCGCCAGCGCGTTCGCGCGCAACAGTCTTGCCAAACCAGACATTTGCTCGCAGGTCACCGGATTTCTTTTGTGCGGCATGGCAGACGAACCTTTTTGCCCCTTTGAAAAATATTCTTCGGCTTCTAAAATTTCCGTCCGCTGCAAATTCCGGATTTCCGTGGCGATTTTTTCAATCGTGGCGCCGGTCAATGCAATGGCTGTCAAAAACTCGGCGTAACGATCCCGTTGAATGATCTGCGTAGAGACCGGCGCTGGCTTGAGCCCCAGCCGCTTGCAAACCATTTTTTCCACGATCGGATCCAGATGGGCAAAGGTACCGACGGCGCCGGAAATTTTTCCGTAAGAAACATTTTCCACGCCATTTTTTAGCCGGCGGAGATTCCGTCCCATTTCATCGTACCAGAGCGCCATTTTCAGCCCGAAGGTCGTCGGTTCTGCGTGCACGCCGTGAGACCTGCCGACGCAAATGGTGTGTTTGTGCTCCAGCGCTCTTTTTTTGAGCGCGTCGCGGAGGCGTTCGCTGTCCGCGATTAAAATTTTTCCCGCTTGCTTCATCAGCAGCGCGTTTGCCGTATCCAGCAAATCCGAAGAAGTCATTCCCAGATGGATGAAACGGGACGCTTCGCCAACGTATTCGCCGACATTGGTCAGAAAGGCAATCACGTCGTGTTTGACTTTCTGTTCTATTTCCAAAATTCGGTCGATGTCAAATTTCGCTCGATCGCGAATCTGTTCCGCCGACTCTTTGGGGATCATTCCCAATTCCGCTTGCGCCGAAGCGACCGTAATTTCGACTTTTAACCAGGTTTGAAATTTGTTTTCGTCTGTCCAGATCGCGCCCATTTGTGGCAGCGTGTATCGCCGAATCAACGCTTTCCTCCGTCAAAAATTAGTTTCACTCCAGCGCAGTAATAAAAATTTTTGCAAAAAAAATGAAAACTTAACTTGCAATATTGTAGCATCGGCTAATTGCGACGCGGGTATTTTTCCAATTTAAATGGTATGGTAATCACTTTTTTATTGTGATAAATGGTCAGGGTAATGATGTCCCCTGCTTTCGCGTCCAGATCCTCAAAGATGGTGTCGATTTGATCCGATGACTCCACTGTGTAATCATTAATTTTCAAAATGATATCGCCGACTTCGATATTTGCGCGCGACGCCGGGCTGTTTTTTTGCACGCTGGCAACGATGACACCCTTGTCAATGGGAATCCCCAAATAGCGCGCCAGATAAGGCCGCAGATTGATAACAGAAATTCCGGTCCAAAAAGAACGGTCCACAGAGCCGTATTTCCGCAATGCGGCGACAATTTTTTTGATACGATTGATCGGGATGGCGAAACCCAGCCCGATGGAAGTGCCGCGACTTTCGCTGCCGGAAAAGATGAACGTGTTCATTCCGATCACTTCGCCGAGGCTATTCACTAACGGCCCCCCGCTATTGCCGGCATTGATGGCGGCGTCGGTTTGGATCATATCTTTGTAAATCCGGTTGTCGCTTTGTTTGCCGAAATCTCTGTCAGTGGCGCTGATGATGCCTTGCGACACGGAAGGTTGTCCCATGTCAAAAAGGCCAAACGGATTGCCGATGGCAATGGCCCATTCTCCGATAATCAAATCATTGGAATTTCCCAGAACCGCAAACGGGAAGGATTTGTCGCTCTCAATTTTGAGCAGAGCAATATCGGAAACGTAATCTGAAGCCATTAATTTCGCGTCGAAATGTTCGCCGTCGGGGAGCGTGACCATTATTTTTACCGCCTGGTGGACAACGTGCTCATTTGTCACAATGTAACCGTCCGGCGAAATAATGAAACCGGAGCCGAGAGATTTGACTAATTCCTGGCGCTCGCCAAAAAAGTAGCGGAAAAACGGGTCATCCATCATCATGCCCGGGGAGCGATATGATTTTTGCAGCACGTTGATGCCGACAACGGCCGGGCTGATTTTTCTGACAGACTGAGTGATGGCGGTCTCGCGCGATGGCTGAATTGTTTGGTCGCTAACCAGT
This window of the Calditrichota bacterium genome carries:
- a CDS encoding phosphatidylserine decarboxylase family protein; translated protein: MAKEGYGFLVGVFLFFVIMLSGAMVSHNILLEILALVSFIFLLFSFYFFRDPNRQAPDVRNTIISPADGKIIVIDEVNEAEYFKQRVKKVSIFMSVLDVHVNRIPISGKVTYFDYKHGAFLPAYQEDASLQNEHTSIAIENDETKIMFRQIAGILARRIVCHIREGNSVTRGERFGMIKFGSRVDIFMPLNVEIKVKANDKVRAGETIIGIY
- the pssA gene encoding CDP-diacylglycerol--serine O-phosphatidyltransferase; protein product: MKRSRQVIPNLFTTMNIFFGFLAIINASENNFVTASWFIVIAAIFDLFDGQVARLTKTASAFGVEFDSLADVISFGLAPAFLIQRAYLNSFGLLGTVISFLPLVCGGIRLARFNIHFGGKEKTEFVGLPIPFAAVSIVSFIIFNYYFWNEIYLERVVIPQIVLISILMLSKVGYYVLPKFSFRQGRKHSVTLILMIVSIVIVSLFPQATFYPFVMVYILWGIVRFFFKIFRSSDSDKTIEAF
- a CDS encoding adenylosuccinate lyase — translated: MIRRYTLPQMGAIWTDENKFQTWLKVEITVASAQAELGMIPKESAEQIRDRAKFDIDRILEIEQKVKHDVIAFLTNVGEYVGEASRFIHLGMTSSDLLDTANALLMKQAGKILIADSERLRDALKKRALEHKHTICVGRSHGVHAEPTTFGLKMALWYDEMGRNLRRLKNGVENVSYGKISGAVGTFAHLDPIVEKMVCKRLGLKPAPVSTQIIQRDRYAEFLTAIALTGATIEKIATEIRNLQRTEILEAEEYFSKGQKGSSAMPHKRNPVTCEQMSGLARLLRANALASMENIALWHERDISHSSVERVILPDSTILLNYMLHKMTDLIQNLLVYPENMMKNLNKTNGLIFSQSLLLALVRKGLLREKAYQLVQKCALECWQTGKSFKKSLMNEPEITQALKPEEIENIFDYQYHLRNVDKIFEKAGIE
- a CDS encoding trypsin-like serine protease; the protein is MKKIFLSALLFLAGTLAGIWLQKSFFAPKSAPIFVESVAKTEQQSAVGDGSVQLVSDQTIQPSRETAITQSVRKISPAVVGINVLQKSYRSPGMMMDDPFFRYFFGERQELVKSLGSGFIISPDGYIVTNEHVVHQAVKIMVTLPDGEHFDAKLMASDYVSDIALLKIESDKSFPFAVLGNSNDLIIGEWAIAIGNPFGLFDMGQPSVSQGIISATDRDFGKQSDNRIYKDMIQTDAAINAGNSGGPLVNSLGEVIGMNTFIFSGSESRGTSIGLGFAIPINRIKKIVAALRKYGSVDRSFWTGISVINLRPYLARYLGIPIDKGVIVASVQKNSPASRANIEVGDIILKINDYTVESSDQIDTIFEDLDAKAGDIITLTIYHNKKVITIPFKLEKYPRRN